In one Massilia endophytica genomic region, the following are encoded:
- a CDS encoding TonB-dependent receptor plug domain-containing protein, with protein sequence MLSKAGRVAALAVTALGAAPAKSQESTPITSVQVTANAEAYDPRRDDTASKIVLSQADLAKYGDPTVADALKRVPGVTVVTNGRGIDIRMRGLGAGYTRILVNGERAPMGLSLDSLAPAQVERIEVLRSASAEYTTESVAGIINVVLKKTVSKPQREVQLNAEKDAADRTARTLLQLADRVDKMSWTVSVRSRQTWIERDITAAERGPGLSRDTASHERLRFALVNVVPRLQWQLPNGDQLALQGYADANRVPYDADEATATQAGDAARFPLLARHGDSRSAQWKADLSWLHRLEHGGKVELKTAVQRGETTRSLHRFGHGGTAALDNTLDTQDTSPGASTSGKYFAPLGEGHLLASGFEASTLRRNESRREVERSGPAPQDSGEHSTARTRRLALFGQDEWTVTPKWSVYAGARWESLRTASTGTSFAPAASSSQIWSPILQTLYKLRPEAGDQLRFALTRTFRAPDVGDLVPDRRTSVNNSPNDPDTQGNPALKPELATGADASYEYYWARGAMLSAAVSLRRIANATMTRVSQDADGRWLASPANAGGAQTRSLELEARFPLTVLLPQAPAMDIKASVSRNWSRVDAIPGPDNRLAQQVPLSATFAVDRAAGRLTTGASFVFRGGGWSRRSLSESRYLNAGRQLDVYALWKFDTQTQLRIFLGNLLGSGSIRASRYDAVTRTVTDPGHARLRLSLEHKF encoded by the coding sequence ATGCTTTCCAAAGCTGGAAGGGTGGCCGCGCTCGCCGTTACGGCGCTCGGCGCGGCGCCCGCAAAATCGCAGGAATCCACTCCCATCACCTCGGTACAGGTCACCGCCAATGCGGAGGCCTACGATCCGCGCCGCGACGATACCGCCAGCAAGATCGTGCTGAGCCAGGCGGACCTCGCGAAGTACGGCGACCCCACGGTGGCCGATGCGCTGAAGCGTGTGCCGGGAGTCACCGTCGTCACCAACGGGCGTGGCATCGATATACGCATGCGCGGCCTGGGCGCGGGCTACACGCGCATCCTGGTGAACGGAGAGCGCGCACCGATGGGACTTTCACTCGATTCGCTCGCGCCCGCGCAAGTCGAGCGCATCGAGGTGCTGCGCAGCGCCAGCGCCGAATACACCACCGAGTCCGTCGCAGGCATCATCAACGTGGTGCTGAAGAAGACCGTGAGCAAGCCGCAGCGCGAGGTTCAGCTCAACGCGGAGAAGGACGCGGCCGACCGCACGGCGCGCACGCTGCTGCAGCTTGCAGACCGGGTGGACAAGATGTCATGGACCGTCAGCGTTCGCAGCCGCCAGACCTGGATCGAACGCGATATCACTGCCGCCGAAAGGGGGCCCGGCCTGTCGCGCGATACGGCGTCGCATGAGCGCCTTCGTTTCGCCCTTGTGAACGTCGTGCCACGGCTGCAATGGCAACTGCCCAACGGCGACCAGCTCGCCCTGCAGGGATACGCCGACGCCAACCGTGTTCCCTACGATGCCGACGAGGCCACCGCCACCCAGGCCGGAGACGCGGCACGCTTTCCCCTGTTGGCGCGCCATGGCGACAGCAGGAGCGCGCAGTGGAAGGCCGACCTGAGCTGGCTGCACCGGCTGGAACACGGCGGCAAGGTGGAGTTGAAGACCGCCGTCCAGCGCGGCGAGACCACGCGCAGCCTGCACCGGTTCGGGCATGGCGGCACAGCGGCTCTCGACAACACGCTGGATACGCAGGACACCAGCCCAGGCGCCAGCACCAGCGGCAAATACTTCGCTCCCCTCGGCGAAGGCCATCTCCTTGCAAGCGGCTTCGAGGCCAGCACTCTCAGGCGCAATGAGTCGCGCCGCGAAGTGGAGCGCTCCGGTCCCGCCCCGCAGGACAGCGGCGAGCATTCCACGGCGCGCACCCGGCGCCTTGCGCTGTTCGGGCAGGACGAATGGACCGTTACGCCCAAATGGTCGGTGTACGCGGGCGCGCGCTGGGAATCGCTGCGTACCGCAAGCACCGGAACCAGTTTCGCTCCCGCGGCTTCCAGTTCGCAAATCTGGAGCCCGATCCTGCAAACACTCTACAAGCTGCGGCCCGAGGCAGGCGACCAGTTGCGATTCGCCTTGACGCGCACATTCAGGGCACCGGACGTGGGCGACCTTGTTCCGGACAGGCGGACCTCGGTGAACAACTCGCCCAACGACCCTGACACGCAAGGCAACCCGGCGCTCAAGCCCGAGCTGGCAACGGGTGCCGACGCATCCTACGAATACTACTGGGCCAGGGGGGCCATGCTGTCGGCGGCCGTTTCGCTGCGGCGCATCGCCAATGCCACCATGACCCGCGTCAGCCAGGATGCGGATGGGCGATGGCTCGCATCCCCGGCCAATGCAGGCGGAGCGCAAACGCGCTCGCTGGAGCTGGAGGCCAGGTTTCCCCTTACCGTACTGCTCCCGCAGGCGCCTGCAATGGATATCAAGGCAAGCGTCAGCCGCAACTGGTCCCGGGTGGACGCAATTCCCGGGCCGGACAACCGGCTGGCGCAGCAGGTCCCGCTGTCCGCCACCTTCGCCGTGGACCGCGCCGCCGGCCGGCTGACCACAGGCGCCAGCTTCGTCTTCCGTGGCGGCGGCTGGTCGCGGCGCTCGCTGTCCGAAAGCCGCTACCTGAATGCCGGACGCCAGCTGGATGTCTATGCGCTGTGGAAGTTCGATACCCAGACCCAGCTGCGTATCTTCCTCGGCAATCTGCTGGGAAGCGGCAGCATCCGCGCCTCCCGATACGACGCCGTTACCCGCACGGTTACCGACCCTGGCCATGCGCGCCTGCGCCTGAGCCTCGAACACAAATTCTGA
- a CDS encoding M56 family metallopeptidase, translated as MSVFVNALGWTLLHFVWQGALIGLAAALALAALRGARPQVRYLVACAALLLCILWPAAELVGRLDAAAIGLATPVSGAIETIAPSRGLLPKLQEHMTLIVLAWAACIVALCLRTTLGLLWIQRAARLGRIDAAWQLRMDRLAQAMGIRRVVCLRIVDTLASPITAGWWRPVVLVPAALMSGLPTELLQALLAHELAHVRRFDYLVNLLQNAIETLLFYHPAVWWLSRRVRAERELIADDIASAVAGGPRQLALALSELEKLQFSHHQTALAANGGDLMHRITRLLRPAQSQSSWKSAAALLTLAVACAGCASFASAQGPDDPVDTKAVADFSSCKKPEWPRSSLAAEHTGTVHLRFLISAEGRVTDYQLKSSSGDPLLDEAARVGISKCMFKPATRNGKPVAAWMQMQYIWTLH; from the coding sequence ATGAGCGTCTTCGTCAACGCACTGGGTTGGACCCTGCTGCACTTCGTCTGGCAGGGCGCGCTGATTGGCCTGGCTGCCGCGCTGGCGCTGGCGGCGCTGCGCGGAGCGCGGCCACAGGTGCGCTACCTGGTGGCCTGCGCCGCGCTGCTGCTGTGCATTCTCTGGCCTGCCGCCGAACTGGTGGGCCGCCTCGATGCCGCCGCCATCGGCCTGGCGACACCGGTATCCGGCGCCATCGAAACCATTGCGCCGAGCCGCGGTCTGCTGCCGAAGCTGCAGGAACACATGACGCTCATTGTGCTCGCATGGGCGGCCTGCATCGTGGCGCTCTGCCTTCGCACGACACTGGGGCTGCTGTGGATTCAGCGCGCCGCGCGCCTCGGCAGGATCGACGCGGCATGGCAGCTGCGCATGGACCGCCTGGCGCAGGCCATGGGTATCCGCCGCGTGGTGTGCCTGCGCATTGTCGATACGCTGGCGAGTCCCATCACGGCCGGCTGGTGGCGGCCCGTGGTGCTGGTGCCGGCTGCGCTGATGTCCGGCCTGCCCACGGAGCTGCTGCAGGCGCTGCTCGCGCACGAACTGGCCCATGTGCGCCGTTTCGACTATCTCGTCAACCTGCTGCAGAACGCCATCGAAACGCTGCTGTTCTATCACCCGGCCGTGTGGTGGCTGTCGCGCCGCGTCCGCGCCGAACGCGAACTGATCGCGGACGATATCGCCAGCGCCGTGGCGGGCGGGCCCCGCCAGCTTGCCCTGGCCCTTTCCGAACTGGAGAAGCTCCAGTTTTCCCATCACCAAACGGCCCTTGCGGCCAACGGAGGAGACCTGATGCACCGCATTACCCGACTGCTGCGCCCCGCCCAATCCCAAAGCAGCTGGAAATCCGCAGCCGCGCTGCTGACACTCGCCGTGGCCTGCGCAGGCTGCGCAAGCTTCGCCAGCGCCCAGGGGCCGGACGATCCCGTGGACACCAAAGCGGTGGCGGACTTCAGCAGCTGCAAGAAGCCCGAATGGCCGAGGTCCTCGCTCGCAGCCGAACACACGGGAACCGTCCATCTGCGCTTCCTGATCAGCGCGGAGGGCCGGGTTACCGACTACCAGCTGAAGAGTTCGAGCGGCGACCCGCTGTTGGACGAAGCGGCGCGCGTGGGCATCAGCAAGTGCATGTTCAAACCGGCGACCCGCAACGGCAAGCCCGTCGCTGCCTGGATGCAGATGCAGTACATCTGGACGCTGCACTGA
- a CDS encoding BlaI/MecI/CopY family transcriptional regulator: MNKPLPKPTPAELELLQALWPLGSATAKQVHEAMLAEKPDLAYGAVLRLMQIMHGKGLLIRDESQRSHVYAPAQPKDALQTNLLQDLLQRAFAGSAKALVLAALRTGISRKEREEIERMLKEEKE, encoded by the coding sequence ATGAACAAACCACTTCCCAAACCGACACCGGCAGAGCTGGAACTACTGCAGGCCTTGTGGCCGCTGGGCTCCGCCACCGCCAAACAGGTGCATGAAGCCATGCTGGCCGAAAAGCCCGACCTGGCCTATGGCGCCGTGCTGCGCCTCATGCAGATCATGCACGGCAAGGGCCTGCTGATCCGCGACGAAAGCCAGCGCTCCCACGTCTACGCGCCCGCCCAGCCGAAGGACGCGCTGCAGACCAACCTGCTGCAGGACCTGCTGCAGCGCGCCTTCGCCGGTTCGGCCAAGGCCCTTGTGCTGGCGGCCCTGCGCACCGGCATCTCGCGCAAGGAACGTGAAGAGATCGAACGCATGCTGAAGGAGGAGAAGGAATGA
- a CDS encoding SIMPL domain-containing protein (The SIMPL domain is named for its presence in mouse protein SIMPL (signalling molecule that associates with mouse pelle-like kinase). Bacterial member BP26, from Brucella, was shown to assemble into a channel-like structure, while YggE from E. coli has been associated with resistance to oxidative stress.) yields the protein MKKFALLLLLASLCGAANASPLPPYPFVSTAGRAQLWLRPDIGELQFDTGAQHSDGAAAAAALETVDKSVLALLAEQGIPEADIENYELSRKSVNLNRPAADGATTAWSLGRHFRIQVRDLAAWPQLLAALLALDHIDSISTSFDRTDAGEINRQLMKDAAAEARQNALQLAESFGRKLGPAMAIARGPLDKVSAPFVEKPGTSALPRPPRTPASSYAVPVSIPFLQSVTAVFKLQ from the coding sequence ATGAAGAAGTTTGCCCTCTTGCTGCTGTTGGCGAGCCTGTGCGGCGCCGCCAATGCGTCGCCCCTGCCGCCCTACCCCTTCGTCAGTACCGCGGGCCGGGCGCAGCTCTGGCTTCGGCCCGACATCGGCGAGCTGCAGTTCGACACGGGCGCCCAGCACAGCGACGGCGCGGCCGCGGCGGCCGCGCTGGAAACGGTGGATAAATCGGTGCTGGCCCTGCTCGCCGAACAGGGCATTCCGGAGGCGGATATCGAAAACTATGAACTGAGCCGCAAGAGCGTGAACCTGAACCGGCCCGCTGCGGACGGGGCTACCACCGCCTGGTCGCTGGGCCGCCACTTCCGCATTCAGGTGCGCGACCTGGCGGCGTGGCCGCAGCTACTTGCCGCCCTGCTCGCGCTGGACCACATCGACAGCATCAGCACCTCCTTCGACCGCACCGACGCAGGCGAGATCAACCGCCAGCTGATGAAAGACGCGGCCGCCGAAGCGCGCCAGAACGCCCTCCAGCTGGCCGAGTCCTTCGGCCGCAAGCTGGGACCGGCCATGGCCATTGCACGCGGCCCTCTCGACAAGGTCTCCGCGCCCTTCGTGGAGAAGCCCGGCACAAGCGCCCTGCCCCGGCCTCCGCGCACGCCAGCATCCAGCTACGCGGTGCCGGTGTCGATCCCCTTCCTGCAGTCGGTGACCGCCGTCTTCAAGCTGCAGTAG
- the pnuC gene encoding nicotinamide riboside transporter PnuC: MPSPLELAANAVMTVSIVLAGRNNVHSWWLGVVGCTMFAFLFYGVQLYADVALQLFFVATCLLGWLQWLRGAGGEALPVSSAHMKTLLRMALAGMAATLAYGLLLKQFTDAYAPFIDSAVLAFSIVAQLLLMWRRVETWPVWLLVNTVSVPLYASRGLYLTAALYAAYWVNALVSWWWWRRQMQQPTAA; the protein is encoded by the coding sequence TTGCCATCGCCCCTGGAGCTCGCCGCCAACGCGGTCATGACGGTGTCCATCGTCCTCGCCGGACGCAATAATGTGCATTCCTGGTGGCTGGGCGTGGTGGGCTGCACGATGTTCGCCTTTCTTTTCTACGGTGTGCAGCTGTATGCGGACGTGGCCCTCCAGCTCTTCTTCGTCGCCACCTGCCTGCTTGGCTGGCTGCAGTGGCTGCGCGGGGCAGGCGGCGAAGCGCTGCCCGTCAGCTCCGCCCACATGAAAACGCTGCTGCGCATGGCGCTGGCCGGGATGGCGGCGACGCTTGCCTACGGCCTGCTGCTCAAGCAGTTCACGGACGCCTACGCGCCCTTCATCGATTCGGCCGTGCTGGCCTTTTCCATCGTCGCCCAGCTGCTGCTGATGTGGCGGCGCGTGGAAACCTGGCCGGTGTGGCTGCTGGTGAACACCGTGTCGGTGCCGCTGTACGCCAGCCGTGGCCTGTACCTGACGGCCGCACTGTACGCGGCCTACTGGGTCAACGCGCTCGTTTCCTGGTGGTGGTGGCGGCGCCAGATGCAGCAGCCTACTGCAGCTTGA
- a CDS encoding response regulator: protein MYLTSDVSVRNILIVDDSAFEQRMLVDLLSELPYRVAVAFNGHQAYRLATEQQPDLILLDVRMPDMDGYTCCRLLKANPLTRDIPVIFLSGADAAEVRLKGSALGAADCVSKPFVPGELAARIHAQLNPIGRI from the coding sequence ATGTACCTGACCAGTGACGTAAGCGTGCGCAATATTCTGATCGTGGACGATTCCGCGTTCGAGCAACGCATGCTGGTCGACCTGCTGAGCGAACTTCCCTACCGCGTGGCAGTGGCGTTCAACGGCCATCAGGCCTACCGGCTGGCAACGGAACAGCAGCCGGACCTGATCCTGCTCGACGTGCGCATGCCGGACATGGACGGCTACACCTGCTGCCGCCTGCTGAAAGCCAATCCGCTCACGCGCGACATTCCCGTCATCTTCCTCAGCGGCGCGGATGCGGCCGAGGTGCGCCTCAAAGGTTCGGCCCTCGGCGCGGCCGACTGTGTCAGCAAGCCCTTTGTGCCCGGCGAGCTGGCAGCGCGCATCCACGCCCAGCTCAATCCCATCGGACGCATCTGA